A genomic window from Lotus japonicus ecotype B-129 chromosome 1, LjGifu_v1.2 includes:
- the LOC130730846 gene encoding myosin-binding protein 7-like produces the protein MDSESSLNNGGCDCNSSTSAAQSSSSSSANWLRSVKRKIDELEKDTRFSVPELDSVDDPVARVEIRNECAALRQALTTQQQAIQSLYVELEEERDAASSAANETMSMILKLQSEKAELQMEARQFKRFVEERTSHDQQELLALEDLLYRREQTIQSLTLEVEAYKHRLMSFGLTESEAEGDEYEFPPYEYPPLKCNVMHPIMDVADDDDEDGGIEKYMFGETPKDRLRNLENRISQMERSPTYHQMDGDFTGKNILEKVIVGQSPRRGRHSRKFSCDSSSLCPEIMMDSPRLNGSFRKADTVSEDISNLKKADIASEAGDDMTPRVYTVDSVFKAGGGVYDDYVTTPRDFGNHGDFEDPYMKKLYMRLQALEADRESMRQAIISMRTDKAQLVMLKEIAQQLCKEMSQQRKMTPGSFVGGFSFLTVFKWIYSIVFWRKKPHQIKYMFGLPSESVGLQTLIDEEPQVKSWRYLSNTQVGD, from the exons ATGGATTCTGAATCTTCGCTGAACAATGGCGGTTGCGATTGCAATTCCTCCACCTCGGCGgctcaatcttcttcttcttcttcagcgaATTGGCTCCGATCTGTGAAACGGAAGATTGATGAGCTCGAAAAGGACACCAGATTCTCCGTCCCGGAGTTGGATTCCGTTGATGATCCGGTGGCGCGGGTGGAAATCAGGAACGAATGCGCCGCGTTGCGGCAAGCGCTCACCACTCAGCAACAAGCCATACAGAGTTTGTATGTTGAATTGGAGGAGGAGAGGGATGCTGCGTCATCTGCTGCCAATGAGACCATGTCGATGATATTGAAGCTGCAGAGTGAGAAGGCTGAACTTCAGATGGAGGCGCGCCAGTTCAAGCGCTTCGTGGAGGAGAGGACCTCACATGATCAGCAAGAGCTGTTGGCATTAGAGGATTTGTTGTATAGGAGAGAGCAGACCATTCAGTCGCTCACTCTTGAAGTTGAGGCCTATAAGCACAGGTTGATGAGTTTTGGCCTCACTGAATCTGAGGCTGAGGGTGATGAGTATGAGTTTCCACCTTATGAGTACCCTCCTTTGAAATGTAATGTGATGCATCCGATTATGGATGTTgccgatgatgatgatgaagatggggGTATTGAGAAATATATGTTCGGTGAAACACCTAAGGACCGTTTGCGGAACTTGGAAAACAGGATATCTCAAATGGAGAGAAGTCCCACTTATCACCAAATGGATGGGGATTTTACAGGAAAGAATATTCTAGAGAAGGTGATAGTTGGACAATCTCCGAGACGGGGTAGGCATTCCCGGAAATTTTCGTGTGACTCGTCTTCGTTATGTCCTGAGATTATGATGGACTCTCCGAGGCTCAACGGTAGCTTTAGGAAGGCAGATACTGTGTCGGAGGATATTTCGAATTTGAAGAAGGCAGATATTGCATCAGAAGCTGGTGATGATATGACTCCAAGGGTGTATACAGTTGATTCTGTGTTCAAAGCTGGAGGTGGTGTTTATGATGATTATGTAACCACTCCAAGAGACTTTGGGAACCATGGTGACTTTGAAGATCCATACATGAAGAAGCTTTACATGAGGCTTCAAGCACTTGAGGCGGATAGGGAATCAATGAGGCAGGCAATCATTTCAATGCGCACCGATAAAGCACAGCTTGTTATGCTGAAGGAAATAGCTCAACAGTTATGCAAAGAGATGTCACAGCAAAGGAAAATGACACCAGGATCCTTTGTTGGTGGCTTTTCATTCTTGACAGTTTTTAAG TGGATATATTCAATTGTTTTCTGGAGAAAGAAACCTCATCAAATCAA GTACATGTTCGGGCTTCCATCAGAAAGTGTTGGCTTGCAAACGCTCATTGACGAAGAACCTCAAGTAAAGTCATGGAGGTATCTTTCAAATACACAAGTGGGTGATTAG